Proteins encoded within one genomic window of Diceros bicornis minor isolate mBicDic1 chromosome X, mDicBic1.mat.cur, whole genome shotgun sequence:
- the AWAT2 gene encoding acyl-CoA wax alcohol acyltransferase 2: protein MLLPSMKDLKTALEVFAIFQWALSVLVIATTVILVNLYLVVFTPYWPITVLILTWLAFDWKTPERGGRRLTCVRHWYLWKQYGDYFPLKLLKTHDISPRHNYILVCHPHGLLSHSHFGHFATETSGFSKIFPGITPYILTLGAFFWVPFLREYVMSAGCCSVSRSSMDYLLTHKGTGNMLIVVVGGLAECRYSLPGSTTLVLKNRTGFVRMALRHGVALIPAYAFGETDLYNQHIFFPGGLVNRFQKWLQSMVHIYPCAFYGRGFTENSWGLLPYARPVTTIVGKPLPVPKIENPSQEIVAKYHALYIDALRKLFDQHKTKFGISETQELVIT from the exons CAACCACTGTGATCCTCGTCAACCTCTACCTGGTGGTGTTCACGCCATACTGGCCTATCACTGTGCTCATTCTCACCTGGCTGGCTTTTGACTGGAAGACCCCTGAGCGAG GCGGCCGCCGGTTGACCTGTGTGAGGCATTGGTACCTGTGGAAACAGTACGGTGATTACTTCCCCCTCAAG CTTTTGAAGACTCATGATATCTCCCCCAGGCACAACTACATCCTTGTCTGCCACCCTCATGGGCTCCTGTCTCATTCACACTTTGGCCACTTTGCAACAGAGACCTCAGGCTTCTCCAAGATCTTTCCTGGCATCACCCCTTATATACTCACACTGGGAGCCTTTTTCTGGGTGCCTTTCCTCAGAGAATATGTCATGTCTGCAG GGTGCTGCTCTGTGAGCCGATCCTCCATGGACTATCTGCTTACCCATAAAGGCACAGGCAACATGCTGATTGTGGTGGTTGGTGGCCTGGCTGAGTGCAGATACAGCCTGCCAGGCTCTACCACCCTGGTCTTGAAGAATCGGACTGGCTTTGTACGCATGGCCCTTCGACATGG GGTGGCTCTAATCCCTGCCTATGCCTTTGGGGAGACAGACCTCTACAATcagcacattttctttcctggGGGCTTGGTCAATCGCTTCCAGAAGTGGCTTCAGAGTATGGTACACATCTACCCCTGTGCTTTCTATGGGCGTGGCTTCACCGAGAACTCCTGGGGCCTTTTGCCCTATGCTCGGCCTGTAACCACCATTG TCGGGAAGCCTCTACCAGTACCCAAGATTGAGAACCCGAGCCAGGAGATTGTGGCTAAATACCACGCACTCTATATTGATGCCCTGCGCAAACTGTTTGACCAGCATAAGACCAAGTTTGGCATCTCAGAGACCCAGGAGCTAGTGATAACTTGA